A genomic segment from Flavobacterium inviolabile encodes:
- a CDS encoding ABC transporter ATP-binding protein: MIEVKDIEKSFGESKVLKGISAIFETGKTNLIIGQSGSGKTVLLKSLLGIHTPDKGTISFDGRIYSDLTNDEKRDLRTEIGMVFQGSALFDSMTVEENVGFPLKMFTNKSPREIQERVDFVIERVKLIDAHKKKPSEISGGMQKRVAIARAIVNNPKYLFCDEPNSGLDPKTSIVIDNLIKEITEEYNITTVINTHDMNSVMEIGEKIIFLKEGVLAWEGTKKEIFKTDNEAIVDFVYSSNLFKKVRKAQNRES; the protein is encoded by the coding sequence ATGATAGAAGTAAAAGATATAGAAAAATCATTTGGTGAATCCAAAGTACTAAAAGGCATTTCTGCCATTTTTGAAACCGGAAAAACCAATCTTATCATTGGACAGAGTGGTTCCGGAAAAACGGTACTTTTAAAAAGTTTACTGGGAATTCACACGCCCGACAAAGGAACCATTTCCTTTGACGGCAGAATTTATTCCGATCTTACCAATGATGAAAAGCGTGATTTGCGTACCGAAATCGGAATGGTATTCCAGGGTAGTGCGCTTTTTGATTCGATGACGGTAGAAGAGAATGTTGGTTTCCCTTTAAAAATGTTTACCAACAAAAGTCCGAGAGAAATCCAGGAACGCGTTGATTTTGTTATTGAGCGTGTCAAACTGATTGATGCACATAAGAAAAAACCATCCGAAATTTCCGGAGGTATGCAGAAACGTGTGGCTATTGCCCGTGCAATAGTAAACAATCCGAAATACCTGTTTTGCGATGAGCCCAACTCCGGATTGGATCCTAAAACCTCTATTGTAATTGACAACCTAATTAAGGAAATTACGGAAGAATACAATATTACAACGGTGATCAACACCCACGATATGAACTCCGTTATGGAAATTGGCGAAAAGATCATTTTCCTGAAAGAAGGTGTCTTAGCCTGGGAAGGAACCAAAAAAGAAATTTTTAAAACCGACAATGAAGCCATTGTTGATTTCGTATACTCTTCGAACCTGTTTAAAAAGGTACGAAAAGCACAAAACAGAGAATCATAA
- a CDS encoding MlaE family ABC transporter permease translates to MIRYLSQIGKYFLMLKEVFNKPTKWSAMKQLIFKEIDDLIIGSLGIVAFISFFVGGVVAIQTALNLTNPLIPKYLIGFATRQSVILEFAPTFISIIMAGKMGSFITSSIGTMRVTEQIDALEVMGVNSLNYLVFPKVIALLLYPFVIGLSMFLGILGGWIAGVYGGFASSDEFMTGLQVEFNPFHVTYAFIKTVVFALLLATIPSFHGYYMKGGALEVGKASTTSFVWTSVAIILANYILTQLLLTN, encoded by the coding sequence ATGATTCGATATCTATCTCAAATAGGAAAATACTTTCTGATGTTGAAGGAAGTCTTCAACAAACCGACAAAATGGTCGGCGATGAAGCAGCTGATTTTTAAAGAAATAGATGATTTGATTATCGGTTCTCTTGGAATTGTTGCTTTTATCTCATTCTTTGTTGGAGGTGTTGTCGCCATACAAACGGCTTTAAATTTAACCAATCCGCTAATCCCGAAATACCTTATTGGTTTTGCTACAAGACAATCGGTGATTCTTGAATTTGCCCCTACTTTTATCTCCATCATTATGGCCGGTAAAATGGGTTCTTTTATCACTTCCAGCATTGGAACAATGCGGGTTACCGAACAGATTGATGCGTTGGAAGTAATGGGTGTAAACTCCCTGAACTACCTTGTTTTTCCAAAAGTAATTGCTTTACTCTTGTATCCGTTCGTTATCGGACTGAGTATGTTTTTAGGAATATTAGGCGGCTGGATTGCCGGTGTTTACGGTGGTTTTGCTTCCAGTGACGAGTTTATGACCGGGTTACAGGTAGAATTTAACCCGTTTCACGTTACCTACGCCTTTATCAAGACGGTTGTTTTCGCTCTTTTACTGGCAACAATCCCTTCCTTCCATGGCTATTACATGAAAGGCGGTGCTCTTGAAGTAGGTAAAGCCAGTACAACTTCATTCGTCTGGACGAGTGTGGCAATTATTCTGGCCAATTATATTTTAACACAATTACTTTTAACCAATTAG
- a CDS encoding SprT-like domain-containing protein, which produces MKEKLAPYIPEHALDNIFELIKANRVHLKIVNERVTRHGDYRKHPDGYHQITVNASLNKYRFLMTLIHEIAHLVAFEKFGRNIKPHGDEWKLTFQRLMVPYLRPEIFPGQLLPLLARHFRNPKASSDTDATLALALKQFDPANDKNYIFEIPYGSVFRIHNGRIFKKGAQRIKRFECMEVSSGRVYLFNPNAEVELLPN; this is translated from the coding sequence ATGAAAGAGAAATTAGCTCCCTACATACCGGAACATGCTTTGGACAATATCTTTGAGCTTATTAAGGCAAATCGTGTCCATCTGAAAATTGTGAATGAAAGGGTAACCCGTCATGGCGATTACCGAAAACATCCCGACGGTTACCATCAGATTACCGTAAATGCCAGTTTGAATAAATACCGGTTTTTGATGACATTGATTCATGAGATTGCCCATTTGGTTGCTTTTGAAAAATTTGGCAGAAATATAAAACCGCATGGCGATGAATGGAAGCTTACTTTTCAGCGTTTAATGGTTCCCTATTTGCGTCCGGAGATTTTTCCGGGACAATTGCTGCCGTTACTGGCAAGACATTTCCGGAATCCGAAAGCGAGCAGCGATACCGATGCAACTTTAGCATTAGCCTTAAAACAATTTGACCCCGCAAACGATAAAAATTATATCTTTGAGATTCCGTATGGAAGTGTTTTTCGTATTCATAATGGCAGAATCTTTAAAAAAGGAGCACAGCGAATCAAACGTTTTGAATGTATGGAAGTGAGTTCGGGAAGAGTATATCTTTTTAACCCCAATGCTGAAGTAGAATTATTGCCGAACTAA
- a CDS encoding mannose-1-phosphate guanylyltransferase, with protein sequence MNKNYYAILMAGGVGSRFWPVSTVDFPKQFHDMLGTGETLIQKTFSRLSKIIPAENILILTNERYNQLVLEQLPQVKQDQVILEPVMRNTAPCILFASLKIQKQNPDALMVVAPSDHWIEDEEQFIANLERSFECCKKDNVLMTLGILPTFPNTGYGYIEFNKLDNNPIKKVVQFREKPNYTTAKSFIQSRNFLWNAGIFIWSVQSIIEAFDTFLPEMVSLFEKGKAYYNTSREQEFINEHYADAENISIDYAVLEKAKNVYVLPATFDWNDLGTWGSLHEKLPKDEQFNAVVNATMILENASNNIIRTEGKKLVVINGLSDFIIVDKDDTLLIFPKEKEQEIKKISTLLDKK encoded by the coding sequence ATGAATAAAAATTATTATGCAATATTAATGGCCGGTGGAGTCGGATCCCGATTCTGGCCAGTCAGTACTGTCGATTTCCCAAAGCAGTTTCACGATATGTTAGGAACCGGGGAAACATTAATTCAAAAGACCTTTAGCAGACTTTCCAAGATAATTCCCGCAGAAAATATTCTGATTTTAACCAATGAGCGTTACAATCAGCTGGTGCTGGAACAATTGCCTCAGGTAAAGCAGGATCAGGTGATTTTAGAGCCTGTAATGCGAAATACAGCACCTTGTATATTGTTTGCTTCTTTAAAAATTCAAAAGCAAAATCCGGACGCCTTAATGGTAGTTGCGCCAAGCGATCACTGGATAGAGGATGAAGAACAATTTATAGCAAACCTGGAGCGGTCGTTTGAATGTTGTAAAAAAGACAATGTGTTGATGACTTTGGGGATTTTACCGACTTTCCCGAATACCGGTTACGGTTATATCGAGTTTAATAAACTGGATAATAATCCGATAAAAAAAGTCGTTCAGTTTAGAGAAAAACCAAACTATACCACTGCAAAAAGCTTTATTCAAAGCCGAAACTTTTTATGGAATGCCGGAATCTTTATCTGGAGCGTACAGTCCATTATAGAAGCTTTTGATACCTTTTTACCGGAAATGGTAAGTTTGTTTGAAAAAGGAAAAGCCTATTATAATACTTCCCGTGAACAGGAGTTTATCAATGAGCATTATGCTGATGCCGAAAATATCTCGATCGATTATGCGGTATTGGAAAAAGCAAAAAATGTATATGTATTGCCGGCAACGTTCGATTGGAACGATTTGGGTACCTGGGGTTCATTACATGAAAAACTACCGAAAGACGAGCAGTTTAATGCGGTTGTAAATGCGACCATGATCTTGGAGAATGCATCCAATAATATTATTCGTACCGAAGGAAAGAAACTGGTGGTAATTAACGGGCTGAGTGACTTTATTATTGTGGATAAAGACGATACGCTGTTGATCTTCCCTAAAGAGAAAGAGCAGGAGATCAAGAAAATCAGTACCTTATTGGATAAAAAATAA
- a CDS encoding SDR family NAD(P)-dependent oxidoreductase produces MKNIIITGTSRGIGYELALQFAKAGHNVLAISRKQPQVLLENEKITCLSVDLSVEAELEKVKQFIVTSWKTVDIIIHNAGSLLLKPFAEIEAQEFENIYKVNVFGVANLTRICLPYLQKGSHVVTISSMGGIQGSMKFAGLAAYSSSKGAVITLSELLAEEYKENGISFNVLALGAVQTEMLQEAFPGYEAPVSATEMADYIYNFALTGNKYYNGKVLQVSSTTP; encoded by the coding sequence ATGAAAAATATTATAATAACAGGAACCAGCAGAGGGATAGGATATGAATTAGCCTTGCAGTTTGCCAAAGCCGGACACAATGTTTTAGCTATTTCAAGAAAACAACCGCAGGTGCTATTGGAAAATGAAAAGATTACGTGTTTAAGCGTTGATTTATCAGTAGAGGCAGAACTGGAAAAGGTGAAACAATTTATCGTGACCTCCTGGAAAACAGTAGACATCATCATTCATAATGCCGGTTCTTTATTATTAAAACCGTTTGCTGAAATTGAAGCTCAGGAATTTGAAAATATCTATAAAGTAAATGTTTTTGGTGTTGCTAACCTGACCAGAATTTGTTTGCCCTATTTGCAAAAAGGAAGCCATGTGGTCACCATAAGCAGCATGGGAGGAATTCAGGGAAGTATGAAATTTGCCGGATTGGCGGCTTACAGTTCCAGTAAAGGAGCGGTGATTACGTTATCGGAATTACTGGCAGAAGAATATAAGGAAAACGGTATTTCGTTTAATGTTCTGGCATTGGGTGCGGTACAAACCGAAATGCTGCAGGAAGCATTCCCGGGTTATGAAGCCCCGGTTTCGGCAACGGAAATGGCGGATTATATCTATAATTTTGCCCTTACCGGGAATAAATATTACAACGGAAAAGTGTTGCAGGTTTCTTCTACAACACCATAA